From Salarias fasciatus chromosome 5, fSalaFa1.1, whole genome shotgun sequence, a single genomic window includes:
- the ahcy gene encoding adenosylhomocysteinase produces MTDKLPYKVADISLADWGRKAIDIAENEMPGLMKMRELYGQSKPLKGARIAGCLHMTLQTAVLIETLQALGAEVQWSSCNIFSTQDHAAAAIAKAGIPVYAWKGETDEEYVWCIEQTIYFKDGQPLNMILDDGGDLTNLVHQKYPKLLAGIRGVSEETTTGVHNLYKMMKKGELKIPAINVNDSVTKSKFDNLYGCRESLIDGIKRATDVMIAGKVAVVAGYGDVGKGCVQALRGFGARVIVTEIDPINALQAAMEGYEVTTMDEACKEGNIFVTTTGCEDIILGQHFEKMKDDAIVCNIGHFDCEIDVSWLTKNAVQKINVKPQVDRYRLKNGRHVIILAEGRLVNLGCAMGHPSFVMSNSFTNQVLAQIELWTNTAKYPLGVYFLPKKLDEQVAAAHLDKLGVKLTKLSDKQAKYLGLPADGPFKPDHYRY; encoded by the exons ATGACTGACAAACTCCCCTACAAAGTCG CCGATATCAGCCTGGCTGATTGGGGCCGGAAGGCCATTGATATCGCCGAGAATGAGATGCCTGGCCTCATGAAGATGAGGGAGCTGTACGGCCAGTCCAAGCCCCTGAAGGGCGCCCGCATCGCCGGCTGCCTGCACATGACCCTGCAGACCGCCGTGCTCATCGAGaccctgcaggccctcggcgCCGAG GTCCAGTGGTCAAGCTGCAACATTTTCTCCACTCAGGATCACGCTGCTGCCGCCATCGCTAAGGCCGGCATCCCAG tttaCGCCTGGAAGGGCGAGACGGACGAGGAGTACGTGTGGTGCATCGAGCAGACGATCTACTTCAAGGACGGCCAGCCGCTCAACATGATCCTGGACGACGGAGGAGACCTCACCAACCTGGTGCACCAGAAGTACCCCAAGCTGCTGGCGG GTATCCGTGGCGTGTCGGAGGAGACCACCACCGGCGTCCACAACCTGTACAAGATGATGAAGAAGGGCGAGCTGAAGATCCCCGCCATCAACGTCAACGACTCCGTCACCAAG AGCAAGTTCGACAACCTGTACGGCTGCAGGGAGAGTCTGATCGACGGCATCAAGCGCGCCACCGACGTGATGATCGCCGGCAAGGTGGCCGTGGTGGCCGGCTACGGCGACGTGGGGAAGGGCTGCGTGCAGGCCCTGCGGGGCTTCGGCGCCCGCGTCATCGTCACCGAGATCGACCCCATCAACGCCCTGCAGGCGGCCATGGAGG GTTATGAAGTGACCACCATGGACGAAGCCTGCAAGGAAGGGAACATCTTCGTGACGACCACCGGCTGTGAGGACATCATCCTCGGACA gcaCTTCGAGAAAATGAAGGACGACGCCATCGTCTGCAACATCGGACACTTCGACTGCGAGATCGACGTGAGCTGGCTCACCAAGAACGCCGTCCAGAAGATCAACGTCAAGCCTCAG GTGGACCGCTACCGCCTGAAGAACGGCCGTCACGTCATCATCCTGGCCGAGGGCCGGCTGGTCAACCTGGGCTGCGCGATGGGCCACCCGTCCTTCGTCATGAGCAACTCCTTCACCAACCAG GTGCTGGCTCAGATCGAGCTGTGGACCAACACGGCCAAATACCCGCTGGGAGTCTACTTCCTGCCCAAGAAG ctggaCGAGCAGGTGGCGGCGGCCCATCTGGACAAACTGGGCGTGAAGCTCACCAAGCTGTCAGACAAGCAGGCCAAGTACCTGGGCCTCCCCGCCGACGGGCCCTTCAAACCCGACCACTACCGCTACTGA